The nucleotide sequence CATGACGCAGGAACCGGACGCTCAGGACCAGACCATTTCGCGCGAGGACCGCGCACGGCTCGATCAGGTGTTTATGCAGGTCGTGCTCGACGTTCAGGCCCAGGTGCAGCAGACGCGACCCGAGCGGCCCGGCAACCTCGCTGCGATGTTTCACAAGGAGCAGGTTGCGGAGGCGCTTCAGGGTTGCGCGATGCTGATCGCGGGCTGGAACGAAAGCCGGGTGGACGCGGCGGGCGTGGGGCGGGCGGCCAAGGCTCTGCGCGGCCTGGGGCTGGCCGACCTTGCGGAACGGGTGGAGAAGCTGCGGCAGATCGGGGCCTAGCAGAGAGGGCCGGAGCCCAGCCGCCCAGTGCTCGGCCTGCGGCCCTGGCGGAAGAAACCGCCCTATTCTCCCTCCGCCGTCATCGCCTGTTGCGCGTTGCGGTCGGCCTGGGCGACGTGGGGCGCTTGGCCGAGCGCGCCCCACTCGTCGATGCCCCGCCTGCTGCCGTTTCCTAGGGCGGGCGGAAGACCCCGCAGGTAGGCGGCCTGCGCGATCAGGTAGGCGGTGAGCGGCGTGGTCAGAAACTGAAACAGCAGCACGGCGGCCAGCCGCGTAAAGGCCGCCGTGTCACGGAGTTCGAGCGCTACCCCCAGGAAGATGCCCGCCGAGCCCAGGGTGACCAGCTTGCTGCTCGCATGCAGCCGCGAGTACAGGTCGGGAAAACGCAGCACCCCAATCGCCGCCGTCAACACGAAAAACGCCCCGATCAGGATGGGAATATCCCGCAGCGGATGAACGTCAGCCATGACGCGCTCCCGCAAACCCGGGCCAGCCGCTGGCGGGGCGCTGCATACGGATTCCAGCTCCAGCCGTAGCCTGCAGCAAAGCGCCAAAGGCGAACACCCTTCTGGAATCCGTCCTTTTTTCTTCTCCCTTCGGTCGGGTTTGACAAGGATGGCGTCCTGGTTCCACCGAAAGCTGTTTCACTTCATCACCCTTCCAAGCAGCAGGTACCGCGTGAGGGCCACCGTGGACAGGAAGCCCAGCAGGCTGAGGACGAGCGCGGCATCGAGCATCACGAGCAGGCGGGTTTTGACGGCGATCAGCGCAAAGAGCACCACCAGGTTTACGCTGAGGAAATCAAAGGCCATGATACGGTCCCCCCACGAGGGACCGCGCAGCACACGGTACGTGACCAGCAGGACCGACAGGGTGACGATGCCCAGGGCGAGATGGATGATCATAGGGCAGCTCCTTGGGGGACAGGCGTAAGACAGCGCAGCAGGTGGGCTTCGACCTTGAGAATGCTGGCGCGTGCGGCCTGGGCGCTTTCTGCCCCGATGGCGTGCGCGTACAGCAGGCGGCGGTCCGCGCTGAAGCCCAGGGCGACGGTGCCGGGCATCAGGGTGATCGCCGCGGCCAGCAGCGTTTGCGCGTGGTCACCCGACACCCGTAGCGGGACAGCCACAATCATGGGGTTGAGGCGCGGGCGGCGCTGGAGGGCGAAGAGGGCCACCTGCACGTTGGCCAGCGTGAGTTCACGCAGGAAAAACAGCGTGAAGCCCAGGGCAGCCAGCGTCCGCCGCACGTAGCCCCGCGTGCCCAGCGCCTGCGGGAAGAGGGCCAGGATGCCAAACCCCAGCACGAATCCGGCGGCCAGCTCCCGCGTGCTGACCTCGCCGGCAAACAGGGCCCACACGGCGGCCAGCAGGAGGTTCAGCGTGAAGCCCTTCATGGTGCGTTCTCCTGTTCGGTGGGTGGTGGGGGAATCACGACGGGCTCATCACCCAGCACGCCCTGGATGTACCCCTCGGGGCGGCTGAGCTCGGCAGCGGTGGCCTGTGCCCAGCCGAAGAGCGGCCCGGCCAAGAGGGTCAGCCCCGCGACCAGGCCTGTGGCGGCATAGGCGACCGAGCGCAAAAGCGGCGATACGGGCAGAACCGGCAGCGCAGCCGGATGCCTCCCCCAAAAAAAGCCGCGCCATACGCTGAGCAGCGCGTAGAGCGTGATCAGGCTGCTCAGGAGCGCGCTGGCCACCGCCAAGACGGCGAGGGCGGATCCTTGGGCGAGGGCCGCGCGCACCAGCGCGTACTTGGCCAGAAAGCCCCCGCTTGGCGGCAAGCCGGCGGCCGTGAGCGCGCACAGCAGGAAGCACCCGGCAAGCAGGGGCAGAAATTCCAGCATGCCCCGTACCCGCACCCGCCGGGTGCCGCTCGCGCGTTCTGCCACAGCAGCGATGGTGAACAGCGCGGCGGTCACAAGCACGCTCACCGCGAGGTAGGCCACGGTGGCCCGCACACTTTCGGGCGTTCCCACCCCCAGCCCGAAGGCGAGGTAGCCCACCGAGCTGATGACGACAAAGGACAGGACGCGCCGCCACTCGTGCTGTGAGGCGGCGCCCAACGCCCCGTACAGCATGGTGACGGTGCCGAGGAGCAGCAGCAGGGGATTCGTGACCCCCGCCTCCTGGGTGAACACCGTTGTAAAGACCCGCAGCAGCGCGTACACCCCCACTTTGGTGAGCACCGCCGCGAAGAAGGTCCCCACGGCGGGCGGCAGCGCCGGATAGGTGCCCGGCAGCCAGAACCCCAGCGGAAAGAGGGCACCTTTGGCCGCAAACACGATGAGCAGCAGCACGCCCACGCTTGTCACGGTGGCGTTGGGTCCGAGTGCTGTGGACCGCTGGGCCAGATGCGCGAAGTTCAGCGTTCCCAGCACCCCGTAGGCCAGGCCGCAGGTCACGACCAGCAGCGCCGACGCCGCCAGGTTCATCACGATGTAGCGAAAGCCCTCGCGCAGCCCCTCGCGGGTGGAGCCCAGCACGGCCAGGGCGTAGGAGGCAACCAGCATGACTTCAAAGGCCACGAAGAGGTTGAAGAGGTCGCCGGTCAGGAAGGAGAGCTGCACGCCCGCAAACAGAAACTGGAGGAGGGCGAAGAGGTGGTGCTTTTCACGCACCGGGTCGGGTTCGGCGCCCGCCTGCCACACGGTGAGCACCGCCGTCACCGCGCCCAGCAGGCTCATCCAGGCGGCGAGGCGGTCGGCGGTCATCACGATGCCAAAGGGCGCGGGCCAGCCCCCCAGAGCGCTGACGAGCACCTGACCGTCTGCGGTGGCGAGTAGCAGCGCGGCGGCAAAAGCGAGCGTGGCCAGCGTCCCCAGCAGCGAGAGGGTGACGCGCACCCGCCGGGCCCAGGGCCACAACAGCATGAGCCCAGTCCCCAGCGGGGTGAGAACCGGCGCGAGGGGGAGCCAGGACAGGTCACTCATCCGGACCTCCCCGGCGGCGTGTCTTCGGGGTCGGCCTGCAGCACGTCGGGGAGGTCCGGTCCCTGGTGCTCGGGATCGGCGGTCATTCCGTCGTGGGCCTGCGGTTCGCGGGCCAGATTGTCCCCAAAGGCGGCGACGTCGTCATGCCCGGCCACCTGATAGGCCCGCAGCGCCACCGTGAGCAGCAGCGCCGTCGTGGCAAAGCCGATCACGATGGCGGTCAGGATGAGCGCCTGGGGGAGGGGGTCCATGTACGGTCCCGGCAACGTGAGCAGGGGGGGGCTCTTCTCGCCCAGCCCCGCCACGGTCAGGATCGCCAGATTTCCCGCGTAGGCGATAAAGGAGAGCCCCAGCACCACCCGCACAATCTTGCGGGACAGCAGCAGAAACACGCCCGCCGCGACCAGCAGGCCAATGAGCAGGGCAAAAAGGGTTTCCATCAGCGGACCCCCGGAAAAGCAGCCAGCCGTCTCATTCGTCCCCCTCCACCGTCTCCTGCGGGTTGACCTCGGTCAGGGCGTAGGCGATAGCGAGGCTACTTCCCACCACCAGGAGGTACACGCCGAGGTCAAAGAGCAGCGCGGTCGCCCATTCGAACTCGCCGGTCAGCGGCGTCTTGATGTAGCCGTAGTCGCTCTTGAGGTAGGGTTTGCCCAGCAGGTAGGGCACCAAGCCCGTACCAAAGGAGAGGGCCAGGCCCCAGGGCAGCAGGCGGATGGGGTCGAGGCGCAGGGCGCTTTCACCCGTGGCCATGCGGTGCAGAATGAGTGCGCAGGCGGTCATCAGTCCGGCGATGAAGCCGCCCCCAGGCGCGTTGTGACCGCGCCACAACAGCAGCAGGGCGAACAGGAGCACCAGCGCGAACACGGCGCGGCTTACGCTGCGCAGCACCGGATCGTTGGTCAGGGGGGCGGTGGAGGGCGCAGCCGAGTGCTTGCGTTTTGGGCTCATGGGCGTTCCCCCTCGGGCGGAAGGCGGTCGGAGGGGGTGTGGCCGCGTTTTCCCAGACGAACCAGGCTGAGGATGGCCAGGGCAACGATGCCGACCACGGTGATTTCACCCAGGGTGTCAAAGCCGCGGAAATCCACCAAGAGCACGTTGACGACGTTCTTGCCGCCGCCTCCCGTGTAGCTGTTGACCAGGTAGTACGGCGAGATGGGCGGCGCAAGAAAGCGCACGCTGGACAGCACCAGCAGCGTTGCCCCCACCCCGGCCAGCCCCGCCAGCAGCAGGTCTATCCCGTACCGCAGGGGGCTGCGCGGCAGGTCGCGCCCGCCCGGCAGGTAGCGAAAAGCCAGCAGGAACAGAATGACCGTCACGGCCTCCACCAGCAGTTGTGTGAGGGCCAGGTCGGGCGCGCGGAAGGCCAGGAAAGCGGCGGCGCTTCCGAACCCCGTCAGGCCGGTGACCACCACGGCGGTCAGCCGGTTGCGGGCCAGCAGCACGCCGATGGCCCCGGTGACAAGCAGGGCGGCGACCGGCAGCACGCCCAGCGGGAGGGTGCCGATGGGGTGAAACACCTGCGGGGCGCGCAGTACGCCCACGCCCGCGATGAGGGCCGCAGCGGTCAGCATGATTCTCAACTGGTCGGGGAGCGCCAGCCCCTGGGTGCGTGCGATCAGCCGCGAGGAGAGGACATTGACCGCCTCAAGCAGGCTGTAGTACACGCTGTTGGCGTTCCAGCGCGGGGTGAGCCGCCGTTGCCAGGACTCAAGGCGGCGCGCCTGCCACACCAGCAGGCCCCCCAGCCCCCAGGTGAGCAGTGTCGCCAGCAGCGCGGGCGTCACGCCGTGCCACAAGCGGAGGTGCCCGGAAAAGGTGGCGAAGTTCAGGGCGTGTTGTGCCGTGCGGGTCAGGGCCTCGGCGCTGCTCGGCAGCAGTCCAAAGGTCAGCGCGGTGGCCGCTAGCCCCGCGGCAGGCAGGGTCAGGCCAAGCGGGGCTTCGTGGGGCTGGGCACCTGCCGGAGCGCGGGGTGCTCCCAGGAACACCCGCAGCAGCCGGAAGGTGTAGGCAAAGGTCAGCGCGCTGCCGAGGACCGCGACCGCGATCCAGGCGGGCCCTTGCTTCAGCATCGCCTCAAAAAACAGCTCCTTGCTGACAAAGCCCCCCAGGGGCGGCAGACCTGCCATGCTCAGGGCCGCGAGGAGGGTCACGGCAAAGGTGACGGGCAGTTGTCTGCGCAGGCCGCCCAATTGGGGAAGCTCACGCGTGCCCGTCTCGTGGTCGATGATGCCCACCACGAAAAAGAGGGCCGCCTTAAAGGCCGCGTGGTTGAGCAGGTGTGCGGTCGCGGCAAAGTTGCCCGCTGGGTTCGCGAGCCCATACAGGCTCATCAGCAGGCCGAGCTGCGAGACGGTGGAATAGGCCAGCAGCGCCTTGAGGTCGGTTTGCCGCAGCGCGAGCCAGGCCCCCCACACCAGCGTGGCCAGCCCGAGGGGCACGGTGATGCCTGGCCACAGCGGCGAGGTGCCAAAGAGCAGCCCCAGCTTGGCGACGAGCACCACACCCGCTTTCACCATCGTGGCGGAGTGCAGGAAGGCGGAGACGGGCGTAGGCGCTTCCATCGCGGTGGGAAGCCACAGGTGAAACGGAAGCTGCGCGCTTTTGGTGAAGGCCGCCAGCAGCGTGAGCAGCAGCGCGGGGACAAAGAGGGGCGAAGCCCGCAGCGCCTCCACGTCCAGCCCGGACAGAGAGGAACTTCCGCCCGCAATGCTCAGGAGGGCCACTGCCGCGAGCAGTCCCAGCCCACCCAGCGCACTCACCAAAAACGCCTTGACCGCTCCGTCACGCGCGGCAGAACGGGTATGCCACAGCCCGATCAGCAGAAAGCTCGTCACGCTGGTCATCTCCCAGAAGCCGAACAGGGCCAGCAGGTTGTCACTCAGCACCAGCCCGAGCATCGAGCCGCCAAAGAGGAGCAGGTAGGCGTAGAAGCGTCCAAAGCGCTCCCACTCCGACAGGTACGCCACCGAGTACAGGCTCGCCAGCGTGCCGATCACGCCGATCAGGACCGCGAACAGCAGCGAGAAGCCGTCTCCCCGAAAGGCGAGCTCGAGGCCCAGATCAGGGACCCAGCGTGTCACTTCCAGCGCGGGCTCAACTCCCGGCTGCCGGACAAGCGGCGCGGCCAGCAGCAGCGCAGGCAGGAAGGCGAGCGCCGCAACGTATCCGGTGCGGCGGCCCAGGCGTGGCCCCAGCCAGGCCGCCAGAGCAGAAAGCAGAAAGGGGAGGAAGACGGCGAGCGTCATCCTGTACCCCCCTCTGGGATGAGCTGTTTGGTCATGGTCACCTCCAGGACACCACCTCCGTCCCCAAGAGGACGGTGCGGTGCCGAGCGTCAGCCTGTGGGCTGTCCCCCTCCAGCCCTCCATCCTCGGCCAGCACGGTTGTGCCGCCGACCGGGGGCCAGTCTAGCGAACGCGGCCTCTTAGCGGCGACGGCCCACCCAACACCATGCGGCGGCAGCGGCCAAGAACCCCACGCCCGCAAAGGTCCACAGGTTCGGTTCCTGTTTTGAACTCGCGTCTCCAGGGGTGGGCACCGGATGGCCCACCACGTCCGGCCCGTCGAGCGCGTCCGCTGCGCTGCTCACCGCAGTCAACACCAGGGCGTACTTGAGGAGGTCAGAACCGATTCCCCAGCTGCGGTAGTCGCTCTGGGGATACGGGAAGTACCGACCCGGCGCGAGCTCGTAGGGGTACTGGGCGCTTCTCGTGGTGCTGTAGGTGAGGGCGCGGCGCGGCACTCCCGCCGGAAGCTTGACGTTGTTCCAGGCTGCTCGTTGTGCGGGCGTCACACGGACCGCTGCCCGGTTCGCGGCGCTCTGCTGCACGCTGCTAGGGGTGCGGGTGGACGTGTGGGCGGGAGGTAGGGAGCGGGGAGCTCTGAACCCGCCGGAACCGCGGCTGCCGCCAAAGCTGCCGCCGCTGCGGCGCTGGGCGTCCGCCACACCCGCCGCGAGCGCGAGGGCAGTGAGCATCAGGGCGAGGAGGCGTTTCATGGCAGCCGTTACGCGCTGGGAGAGGAGCCGGTTCCCCGGCTAGACGGCCTGCCCCACCGCGGGGGGGAGCGGGCGTACACTCCCTGCCATGTTCCCTGGCGCCGCGTTGTTCTTTTGGTTCGGGTGTCCCCGGGTCTGAGGCGAGCGCTATCCAGCACGAGCCGCCCGGAGGAAATCGACCCTCCGGGCCTGTTCTTTGAGGTGTGTGATGACCCATTTTCCCCTGCCGACTGGTCGCACCGAGAATCTGAACGTCACGGGCTTTACGCCCCTGGTGACACCCCGCGAGCTGAAAAGGGCTCTGCCCCTCACCCCGGCGGCCGAGCGCACCGTGTTGGCCGGGCGCCGGGCCGCACAGGACATCCTGCACGGGCGTGACGACCGGTTGCTGGTGGTGGTCGGCCCCTGTTCGGTTCATGATTTCGGGCAGGCCGCCGAGTATGCCGAGCGCCTGGCCCGTCTGCGGGCACGGGTGCAAAACCGTCTGGAAGTCCAGATGCGCGTGTACGTGGACAAGCCGCGGACCACCGTGGGGTGGCGCGGGGCCCTGATCGACCCGGACATGACCGGCGCGAATGACATGAACGCGGGGCTGCGCCGCACTCGCGAGCTGATGATCCGCGTCTGCGAACTGGGCCTGCCGGTTGCCACCGAGCTGCTCGACCCCTTCGCGCCGCAGTACCTCTTTGACGCGGTGGCGTGGGCCTGCCTGGGGGCACGGACGGCCGAGTCACAGACCCACCGCGTGATGGCGAGCGCGGTAAGCGCCCCGATGGGCTTCAAGAACGGCACCGGCGGCGGCCTCAAGCTCGCGGTGGATGCCATTGTGGCCGCGAGTCACCCCCACGCCTTTTTCACTGTGGACGATGACGGGCGGGCCTGCATCGTGCACACCAAGGGCAATCCCGACGGGCACGTGATCCTGCGCGGCGGGCGATCGGGGCCCAACTACGCGCCTCCATTCGTGCAGGAGGCTGCCGAGCTGATGCGCGCCGCCGGTCTGATCCCCGCCGTGATGGTGGACTGCTCGCACGCCAACAGCGGCTCGGACCACACCCGCCAGGCCCTCGTCTGGCGCGACGTGCTGGGTCAGCGCCTTGCTGGGCAAACGGCCCTGAAGGGGCTGATGCTGGAGAGCAACCTGCGCCCCGGCAAGCAGCCCATCCCTGCCGACCTCACGCAGCTTCAGCCCGGCGTGAGCGTGACCGACGCCTGCGTGGGCTGGGACGAGACAGAGGCGCTGCTGCTCTGGGCACACGCGGCGCTCGAGGGGCACCCAAGCTAAAGCCCCAGCAGGAGTCCTTCGAGGGTAAAGGCAAACTGCGCTTGTTCCCACGGTTTGCCCCCAGCGCTGCCGCAGACTGTGAGCCATGTGCTGGGGAGAGACAGGAAGGGAAGGCGCTTGAGGGCCCCCGCCTACGGCCTGGTTTGCCTGACGGTCGGGCCAGAGATCCGCTTCCGCACCATCACCCTGTCGCGCTATCAGGTGTTGTCCCCTGCGGAGCGGGAGGCGAAACTGCTTGACCTCTACGCCGACAACGTGGCGCGGGTGCAGCGGGCGGCCGCCTTCTGTGCCGCCCGGGGCATTCGGCTCTACCGCCTGAGTTCCAGCCTCTTTCCGATGTTCGACCTGGAGGGGGATGACACCGGGCGGGCCGTGCTGGACCACCTCGCGCCGCAGCTGCGGGCCGCCGGGCAGGCCTTCCGCGAGGCCGGGATTCGTGTGCTCATGCATCCCGAGCAGTTCATCGTGCTCAACAGTGACCGGCCCGAGGTGCGCCGCTCTAGCCTCCGCACCCTTGCCGCGCATGCCGAGACCCTCGACCGCTTCGGTTTTGAGCGCACCACCTGGAATCTCCTGCTTCTGCACGGTGGCAAGGGCGGGCGCGGAGCCGACCTCGCCGCCTTGATTCCCGACCTGCCCGACGCTGTCCGCCTGCGCCTGGGACTGGAAAACGACGAGCGCGCCTACGGCCCCGCCGAGCTCCTCCCCGTCTGTGAGCAGGCCGGCGTGCCCTTTGTCTTTGACGCCCACCATCACGTGGTTCGCGAGGGCTTACCCGATCAGGAAGACCCCAGTGTGCGCGCGTGGGTGCTCCAGGCCCGCCGGACCTGGCACCCCCCTGAGTGGCAGGTGGTTCACCTCTCCAACGGTCTACAGGGCCCCCAGGACCGCCGGCACAGCTACCTGATCGCGCATGTGCCCCGTGCCTACTGGGACGTGCCCTGGATCGAGGTCGAAGCCAAGGGGAAGGAGGAGGCGCTTGCGGCGTTGATGAAGGGGACGGGTGAGGCCGGCTAGCCCGGGAGACCTGGGGTTGGTTGGTCCGCACGGCTCATCCCCGGCGCTGCGCCTGTTACCCTGGGGTCCGTGAATGTCGTCGTGTTCGACCTGGAAACCACCGGCCTGTCTCCCGAGCGGGACGCCATTGTGGAGATCGGCGCGCTGCGGGTCGTGGACGGGCGGGTGGTGGAGGCCGAGCGCTTCGAGACGCTGGTGCGGCCGGTGAACGGGGCAGGCGAGCTGCTGTCTATTCCCTGGCGAGCGCAGCGCGTCCACGGGATCAGCGACGCGATGGTGCAGGACGCGCCGGACCTCTCGCGGGTGCTGCCCGAGTTTCTGGACTTTGTGGGTGACTCGGCGGTGGCCGCCCACAACATCGGCTTTGACGGGAGCTTTATGCGCGTCGCTGCTCGGCGGCACGGCCTGGTGTGGGCGCCGCCCGCCGAGTACTGCACCGTGCAGCTTTCTCGCCGGGCCTTTCCCCAGGAGCGGACCCACAACCTCGACGTGCTGGCCGGGCGCTTGGGCCTCAGCTTCGCGCCTGGGGGCCGTCACCGCTCGCTGGGCGACGTGCGGGTGACGGCGGAAGCCTTTGTGCGGCTGATGGAGCGGCTCCAGGTCCGCGGTTAGCGGCGCCTATTTTCTGGCGCCCAGCACCTTGGGCACCAACACGATGGCGTTGGGCACCGGTTGACCCCAGACGGTATTCAGGTAACCGCCCAGGTCCCCATACCCGGCCGTGAGGTAGGCGGTGGCGCTGGAACCGCTGTCGAGCCGCACGGCGTCACGCACTCCGGCGGCGGCGAGTGCGGCGGCAAAAGCTTCCGGGGTACCGTGTTCCAGATAGGCGATGGTGGGTTTTTCGCCCAGCATCCCAAAAGCGACCTGCCGTGTGGGCCGCCAGACGCTCGACAGGGTGTTAAAAGCTTCGCGGCGGGGATTCAGCGCGACTCGCCCACCCTGCACCAGCAGCGGCCCGGCGCTCAGGGCATCCTGCACCTCGTTCCAGGGCGCGTCCTCCGCCTGCCAGTTCAGCGTGGTCGTGAGGGGGGCTCCGGCGGTTCGCGGCAGCTGCGGAAAGCGGGCCGGATCAAAGGTGAGGGCGAGCGTACCGGGGGGCGGCACGTTCCGTCCGGTGGTGACGCGGCTGACCGTGGACGCACCCGGGGTGAGGTACAGCGTCGTGAGCCCGGTGTCGCCCACCGCGTTGCGGCCGTCCCCCACAAAGGCGGTCAGAAGCTCACGCCGCACCCTGGTTCCCACGGTATTCACCGTGACGCTGCCGAAAGAGCCCTGGAGCACGTAGCGGGGCCGAGGATAGCCGAACACCGTGCTTCCCTGCGCCGTGAAGCCGATCGTCGCGCGTTTTTCCAGACTGGGCGCGGTCATCAAGCCGCCGACCGCGACGAGGTCAACCGGGAGGCGGCTGACCGGATCGAAGTACCCGCCGTTGACGCCCGCGACACCGCCCGCTTCCCGCACCAGGGAAGCCACATCCCGCGCCGTTCCGAGGGGTGCGGTAACGACCCGCGGCTGAAAGCGGGCCGGGTCAAAACTCAGCAGGTGCAGTCCGCCCTGCACGCGGTAGCTGACGCCCTCCGGCAGCGCCTCGGTGTTGATGGGCGGGGGTACGCTGCGGCTCAGCAGCGTCGTGGTGTCGATCACCACCCGGTAGGGGTTTTCCAGGGTGAAAATCTCGCTGGTGCCGCCGCCGGTGTACAGCTGCACGGTGGTCTGCGGGCGGTTTTGCTGCCCCCCCGCCTCGATGCTGAGGATGTCGCCGCTCGCCAGCGTCTGCCGGGAAGGGGTCGCGCGAACGCCCGGCAGAATCACCCGGAGGCCGCCCGACTCGCGCACCACCTCGTGCGGAACCTGGCCGCTGAGTTCCAAGACCACCCGCTGCACCTCCACCGTGCGGTACATCGTGCGGCTGACCCGTACCGTGTCGAGATGGGCACTGGGGAACGCAACCGGGGGAGGCGCAGACGCGCTCCCGGTGCTTGGAGCGTCCGGTGAGGGCGGCAGCGTTTCGGGGGGGATGGCGGCAGGCGCGGCAAAATCCAGCAGGTCCGGTGCGTCCACCACCACCCGCACGCCCAGCAGCCGGACTGCTGCAAGCGGCACATACAGGCTGCCGCCCACCAGTTCTGGAGTGCCGAGGCGGGTCTCTGCGGGCAGAGTGAAGCCTACGGCCCGCCAGCCCCGGCCCGGCGTAAAGCGCAGTTCCCGCCCGCCGTACAACAGACGCACGTCCTGGGGGTCGTTGCGCACGGCCACCCCCAGGCGGGGAAGGGTCCAGACGGCCAGCGCCTCGCTGCCGCCAAGCACTTTGGATTCCACCGCTGCCGCCTGCACCACGCCGCCGATCGCGACCGAACGCGCCCCCGCCCCCGCGAGCAGCGCCAGCACTGCCGTCCATACCAGCCGTCCGGAGTTCACGCGCGGGAGTTTACCCCGCATTCGGCCGCTGCCGGGTGAGGGCCCTTCGCTTGTCAGATTGCCGTGTGAAACCCGCTTCTATACTGCCCTGGCCATGATTGAACCTTCCCTCGCGCTGTATGGCGACGCCTTTGACCGGGTTGACCGCCACCTGGAAGAACTGCTGGCGGCCAC is from Deinococcus sp. YIM 77859 and encodes:
- the mnhG gene encoding monovalent cation/H(+) antiporter subunit G, with protein sequence MADVHPLRDIPILIGAFFVLTAAIGVLRFPDLYSRLHASSKLVTLGSAGIFLGVALELRDTAAFTRLAAVLLFQFLTTPLTAYLIAQAAYLRGLPPALGNGSRRGIDEWGALGQAPHVAQADRNAQQAMTAEGE
- a CDS encoding monovalent cation/H+ antiporter complex subunit F; the encoded protein is MIIHLALGIVTLSVLLVTYRVLRGPSWGDRIMAFDFLSVNLVVLFALIAVKTRLLVMLDAALVLSLLGFLSTVALTRYLLLGRVMK
- a CDS encoding Na+/H+ antiporter subunit E, which produces MKGFTLNLLLAAVWALFAGEVSTRELAAGFVLGFGILALFPQALGTRGYVRRTLAALGFTLFFLRELTLANVQVALFALQRRPRLNPMIVAVPLRVSGDHAQTLLAAAITLMPGTVALGFSADRRLLYAHAIGAESAQAARASILKVEAHLLRCLTPVPQGAAL
- a CDS encoding proton-conducting transporter membrane subunit, translated to MSDLSWLPLAPVLTPLGTGLMLLWPWARRVRVTLSLLGTLATLAFAAALLLATADGQVLVSALGGWPAPFGIVMTADRLAAWMSLLGAVTAVLTVWQAGAEPDPVREKHHLFALLQFLFAGVQLSFLTGDLFNLFVAFEVMLVASYALAVLGSTREGLREGFRYIVMNLAASALLVVTCGLAYGVLGTLNFAHLAQRSTALGPNATVTSVGVLLLIVFAAKGALFPLGFWLPGTYPALPPAVGTFFAAVLTKVGVYALLRVFTTVFTQEAGVTNPLLLLLGTVTMLYGALGAASQHEWRRVLSFVVISSVGYLAFGLGVGTPESVRATVAYLAVSVLVTAALFTIAAVAERASGTRRVRVRGMLEFLPLLAGCFLLCALTAAGLPPSGGFLAKYALVRAALAQGSALAVLAVASALLSSLITLYALLSVWRGFFWGRHPAALPVLPVSPLLRSVAYAATGLVAGLTLLAGPLFGWAQATAAELSRPEGYIQGVLGDEPVVIPPPPTEQENAP
- a CDS encoding sodium:proton antiporter, whose product is METLFALLIGLLVAAGVFLLLSRKIVRVVLGLSFIAYAGNLAILTVAGLGEKSPPLLTLPGPYMDPLPQALILTAIVIGFATTALLLTVALRAYQVAGHDDVAAFGDNLAREPQAHDGMTADPEHQGPDLPDVLQADPEDTPPGRSG
- a CDS encoding Na(+)/H(+) antiporter subunit B, giving the protein MSPKRKHSAAPSTAPLTNDPVLRSVSRAVFALVLLFALLLLWRGHNAPGGGFIAGLMTACALILHRMATGESALRLDPIRLLPWGLALSFGTGLVPYLLGKPYLKSDYGYIKTPLTGEFEWATALLFDLGVYLLVVGSSLAIAYALTEVNPQETVEGDE
- the mbhE gene encoding hydrogen gas-evolving membrane-bound hydrogenase subunit E, whose protein sequence is MTLAVFLPFLLSALAAWLGPRLGRRTGYVAALAFLPALLLAAPLVRQPGVEPALEVTRWVPDLGLELAFRGDGFSLLFAVLIGVIGTLASLYSVAYLSEWERFGRFYAYLLLFGGSMLGLVLSDNLLALFGFWEMTSVTSFLLIGLWHTRSAARDGAVKAFLVSALGGLGLLAAVALLSIAGGSSSLSGLDVEALRASPLFVPALLLTLLAAFTKSAQLPFHLWLPTAMEAPTPVSAFLHSATMVKAGVVLVAKLGLLFGTSPLWPGITVPLGLATLVWGAWLALRQTDLKALLAYSTVSQLGLLMSLYGLANPAGNFAATAHLLNHAAFKAALFFVVGIIDHETGTRELPQLGGLRRQLPVTFAVTLLAALSMAGLPPLGGFVSKELFFEAMLKQGPAWIAVAVLGSALTFAYTFRLLRVFLGAPRAPAGAQPHEAPLGLTLPAAGLAATALTFGLLPSSAEALTRTAQHALNFATFSGHLRLWHGVTPALLATLLTWGLGGLLVWQARRLESWQRRLTPRWNANSVYYSLLEAVNVLSSRLIARTQGLALPDQLRIMLTAAALIAGVGVLRAPQVFHPIGTLPLGVLPVAALLVTGAIGVLLARNRLTAVVVTGLTGFGSAAAFLAFRAPDLALTQLLVEAVTVILFLLAFRYLPGGRDLPRSPLRYGIDLLLAGLAGVGATLLVLSSVRFLAPPISPYYLVNSYTGGGGKNVVNVLLVDFRGFDTLGEITVVGIVALAILSLVRLGKRGHTPSDRLPPEGERP
- a CDS encoding 3-deoxy-7-phosphoheptulonate synthase: MTHFPLPTGRTENLNVTGFTPLVTPRELKRALPLTPAAERTVLAGRRAAQDILHGRDDRLLVVVGPCSVHDFGQAAEYAERLARLRARVQNRLEVQMRVYVDKPRTTVGWRGALIDPDMTGANDMNAGLRRTRELMIRVCELGLPVATELLDPFAPQYLFDAVAWACLGARTAESQTHRVMASAVSAPMGFKNGTGGGLKLAVDAIVAASHPHAFFTVDDDGRACIVHTKGNPDGHVILRGGRSGPNYAPPFVQEAAELMRAAGLIPAVMVDCSHANSGSDHTRQALVWRDVLGQRLAGQTALKGLMLESNLRPGKQPIPADLTQLQPGVSVTDACVGWDETEALLLWAHAALEGHPS
- the uvsE gene encoding UV DNA damage repair endonuclease UvsE, which produces MRAPAYGLVCLTVGPEIRFRTITLSRYQVLSPAEREAKLLDLYADNVARVQRAAAFCAARGIRLYRLSSSLFPMFDLEGDDTGRAVLDHLAPQLRAAGQAFREAGIRVLMHPEQFIVLNSDRPEVRRSSLRTLAAHAETLDRFGFERTTWNLLLLHGGKGGRGADLAALIPDLPDAVRLRLGLENDERAYGPAELLPVCEQAGVPFVFDAHHHVVREGLPDQEDPSVRAWVLQARRTWHPPEWQVVHLSNGLQGPQDRRHSYLIAHVPRAYWDVPWIEVEAKGKEEALAALMKGTGEAG
- a CDS encoding PolC-type DNA polymerase III; translation: MNVVVFDLETTGLSPERDAIVEIGALRVVDGRVVEAERFETLVRPVNGAGELLSIPWRAQRVHGISDAMVQDAPDLSRVLPEFLDFVGDSAVAAHNIGFDGSFMRVAARRHGLVWAPPAEYCTVQLSRRAFPQERTHNLDVLAGRLGLSFAPGGRHRSLGDVRVTAEAFVRLMERLQVRG